One genomic segment of Gopherus flavomarginatus isolate rGopFla2 chromosome 11, rGopFla2.mat.asm, whole genome shotgun sequence includes these proteins:
- the LOC127031692 gene encoding LOW QUALITY PROTEIN: olfactory receptor 6M1-like (The sequence of the model RefSeq protein was modified relative to this genomic sequence to represent the inferred CDS: deleted 1 base in 1 codon): MENHTSTVEEFILLGFPIRQETEILLSVVLLCLYLLTLFSNMVILCIVYADGHLHTPMYFFLCNLSALDLFFTSVTVPKMLQNLLSGDKSISFAGCMAQSYFYFFLGTVEFFLLTSMSYDRYVAVCSPLHYPILTSSRVCAQMMMTCWLGGLLSILFPTIMISRLSYCRSNVIDHFFCDSDPLLELSCTDTHLVELIDFMLSSLVILGSLTLTMISYVFIISTILRIPTNTGRNKAFSTCASHLTLVLMSCNISIFMYVTPSQKSTLEMHKIPAVLSSIVNPLLNPFIYTLWNNIVKKVLRETFSHSKALVFRSVGGLFLICAAPCRKRSVA; this comes from the exons ATGGAGAACCACACTTCAACTGTGGAAGAGTTCATCCTCTTGGGGTTTCCCATCCGACAGGAGACAGAGATCCTGCTCTCTGTGGTGCTGCTATGCTTGTACCTTTTGACATTATTCAGCAACATGGTCATTCTCTGCATTGTCTATGCTGACGGCCACCtacacacccccatgtacttcttcctctgTAATCTCTCAGCATTGGACCTATTTTTTACCTCGGTGACTGTGCCCAAGATGCTGCAGAACCTCCTCTCGGGAGATAAATCCATCTCCTTCGCTGGCTGCATGGCCCAGTCCTACTTCTACTTCTTCCTGGGCACGGTGGAGTTCTTCCTCTTGACCTCCATGTCCTACGACCGATATGTTGCCGTATGCAGCCCACTGCATTACCCCATCCTCACGAGCAGCCGTGTCTGTGCCCAGATGATGATGACCTGTTGGCTGGGTGGGCTTCTCTCCATCCTCTTCCCAACCATCATGATTTCCAGGTTGTCCTACTGCCGTTCCAATGTCATTGACCAT TTTTTTTGTGATTCTGACCCCTTGCTGGAGCTCTCCTGCACTGACACACATCTGGTTGAGCTGATAGACTTCATGTTATCTTCTCTTGTCATCCTCGGCTCATTAACCCTAACGATGATCTCCTATGTCttcatcatctccaccatcctgcgCATCCCAACCAACACTGGCCGGAATAaagccttcagcacctgtgcctcCCACCTGACCCTGGTTCTCATGTCCTGCAATATCTCCATCTTCATGTATGTGACACCGTCACAGAAGTCCACTTTGGAGATGCACAAGATCCCTGCCGTGCTCAGCAGCATAGTTAACCCATTGCTAAATCCCTTTATCTACACCTTATGGAACAACATAGTCAAGAAGGTTTTGAGGGAGACTTTCAGCCACAGCAAAGCACTTGTATTTCGTAGTGTGGGCGGATTATTTTTGATTTGTGCTGCTCCTTGCAGAAAGAGAAGTGTAGCATAG